AGTCATCTACTGCTGTAGGTTGCATTTTTGTTACTGTTTATACACacccagtggtgattttagcatgcaAATCTTGGTGtggaaaaaaatgtatataatgtttagatgcatgccagcaaagccactacacaacataacactaaacgatacattcattgcactataacggtgacaaacgatgCCCACAAACAGTTAGGGCCAAAAAAAAGCTGTCCCAAccgcagagtcccaacagcagtcccaataccttaccactgctacacctggctatcagcggagcttTGTCTGTTTATTCAGCCTCCGTTActgcttttaaaaaaaacatagctgatatggctgacttacttaaacaaatgtggtttttaCTGACAATTgatatgtacaaactatggcataaggggacggcGAGCAGATAAGGGGTTATCTGTAATTTCAATGAAgacaatgagcgagctaggacagacataactatttgttcagcactttgaaatgttctgaattctgtcgctgtacatgggctgttcttacagtattctccctgcaCACCAAATccgaaccgtaggataaataaagggggcatataagcagacaatgaaagcccttacaatattcaatgattacatttatcTTAAAcgggctataggctacatgtgtaccaccaagtcagaacagtaagttatgagggaggaaaaataccaaattattagggtgacaCATCGGCAACTAACagattactacacaacatacacttatgtatactgtagctaagaaagtaatactatctccctggcatattacatcatttatgcagcagcatacaagatatttttggactcacctttctgtgctcacttgaacaggaaggtggcgcggcggtcctttgtgggcaaattttggttacaaagtctggcattctctggatttatgaggctttcaagacaactgggaactctgaaaaaaacaaggttgaatcatggtGACGTCAGTAATCTTCAGGTCGGCGCTCTAGAAAGATGCTCGAGTTCCCGActtgcaattccgagttggatgaccgttcaaaacgtattttcccagtcggagctcgtttttttcccagagttctcagttgtcttgaactcacttgAAGTTacatttcccagttctgagtttccagttaTTTTGAgcacggcagaagtcatgctggattgacagcatgaccaatgttgaatgtttatcctttttaagcttggaaaagacgccattaaacccagacttgggaccacacactcattccactgaatagcaggctagtgattgctttgcaatgcttgtagttagccactgatttcttccaaaccactcattgttgaatttgcaatttcctaCTTGTTGTGTAacgtttatgtccaatggccgatgagcaccgctacgttttatctataatttctcttcctATGACGAGGATTAAATCGCATttaccagtagattgtcgacttgatttgtgatgatgactgctagctaagatttagaAAGTATGAtgacagtccaatcaaagctactgtagatttgacgtcattttatctgtggccaatgaccttgagacttattggatgggcacttctaatgtaactctgtCAGCACCCAAGGTGCTTGAATTTTTGAGCTCTACCCTTCGATTTGGCGGTTACATAGTGTTCCCAtgaatgacagaacactgagtcaataACTGAGCAACTACAGAACATTACCCAGTCActgcgcaactagagaacattaccaactcCTACGCTCCGTATTCTCTGCTGGTTGCCCcaacaccacagaaagcactgagctaggctgaaacacctgcattttggagctgcctttactaaagaaagcaaaaaagagaccaagtTTGTATGTggttttattaactcaatgatttcatatatatatatatatatatatatatatatatttttttttttacattgtttgtacACTGATATATGACACGTATTAATGTCAAAAATAACATGGAAAAGAAGGCAACCCACCCCGTTGATTTATTTTTTGCTAAAAAAGGTGGGCCTCAAAATGACGGGTGGCCACTGTACACACtgcatatctacatgtacatagaGTATCTTAGCTATGACAAGAATCCAGTATCTACTGTTGTACGTACTGTATCATTCTTAGGATATATTGTCGGTGTATATACACAGATTGCATTTTAATTACTGATACTGTTTTTGGGGGGTTGTTAATTGGATTAAATGTACACTTCCTGATTGGCCAGGACAAGTCAACAAGttaggagagagaaacaaaaaaaGAGGAAAGAACCACAGAGATTGAAAGAAAGACCGAGTGAAcaaaaaaaagagggagaagaggaagcgACGTAAAGACTTGAAGTGACTCCCAGCTGTGCATCGGTAAGGGCCGCTCTCTCTCGCCTCCCTCAGAAGATGAAAGAGTCCACCTCTAAGCCAGTGTGAAGGGGAAACTTCCCCCAGTGCTAAAGTTGCTCCAGCTCTTTGGTTGAAAGGAAGCGTGCCGGAGCTCAAATCGGCTTTGAGAAATTAATCCCCGTATTGTGGCTGGGGCATAAATAAACAGGGGACAGTGAGGGGACCtgggagtgtgcatgtgtgtacagtGAGCTAAGGGACAACGGGGCTATTCTAGGTGAGAAAGTGTGCACGCTCactagggagtgtgtgtgtgtaagtaaagaaGAGGGAAAGCTAGAGAATGGGTATAGGGTTAAAATGAAGGAGAAAAAGGCTGAACAATCCTCCTGTGTACTCCTGGGAGAAAAGAGCAAGAACTTCACTTACTCTTAGAACACGCTCTTTATTCCTTTTACGTCTTTCTCGCGCTCTTTAGCACAGGTGCAGCATATAACAAACAGTCATAATGGCCTGTAATGCTCGGATCTGGCCTTGATATGATCATAAATCCCTCATTCACTCACTCTTCCTGATGGAAGAGACTCCATTATCAccaattcccctctctctccatccactgaGAGGTGCACAAGTTCAGCCCCGCTTAAATCACAGCTTTCCATTGAGCTCAGATGAAAGTGCGTGACCGCCATGTGGCTGGgagctcccccccccctcctttttaTTAGTTCTCGCTCTGTTTGTTTCAGCCTGACTGCACAGTCAGACAATCTTCACCTTGGATCTATGCTTGTGTAGCAGTTCTCTCTATGGCTTTATTTTCCCCAGTACACTCATCTCAGTCATTATCGCCATGCCTTTGTCACCATGTTTCATCTCTCCCAATGCCAAGACCCACCCATCCTCTCTActgtttttttttaccatcaAATGTACTTCCTCATCAACGGGTGATCTGTGTCTCATCCTGACAGATTTAAAGAAGGGCCATCCGACTGTGTTTTTGTGGTCAACCCCACTCAGCGAAACAGCCGTGGAGAATGATGTTAAACTGATATGGATCATTTTACCTTTTGGTGTTCGGGATAGAGGGTATTTGTTTGATTGACAGGAGGGAGTTATGGCTGGGCTTGAAACTACAGAACACGAAGCTGCTGTTTTAGAAAGGGCTCATATAGCAGTATGACACTGCCTCTTCGTGGTGGAATTGTGTATTACTCACATTGCACACAAAATATGTTCTGTATGCAATGTCTTAAAGTGCCTACTGCATGCATTTAAACAATACCAAATCTAAACCCTAACAAGGGGGTGGTGCAATATGGGTAATTGTTTTGCCAAAAGCCACATAAATAACTTTCCCTGGAACTTTGTAGTTAGTTAAGCATTAATTTAGCAATTTATCTACTAATCCACTACTGCTTtgtctttattttatttgtacaAGAGGACATCTGGATGTTTTGGATTGTCACTCATCTACGTTTCAACTCCGCACTGAGTAACTTAATTTAATGGTTCCCATACATTTAGTTTTGCATTCTACAAAGAACTGGAGTTGTTTCTTGAACATCTTCCtctaattcccccccccccaactaaaTTACCATTAAAATAAGTGCAGCGAGTTTGACAACGCGGCAGATTGAATCCCTGCTATGGTGGTATGAGTTTATTTATTTAAGCAGTCTGGCACCCCACATGCTTGACCCAACGTTTTAATCAAGCTTCTACGAGCCCATCTTATTGTTATGCCGTGGCAGGGCTCCTTCTGCTGTGACCAGTATGACAGCTAGAGTTAATGGAAACATCTGAAGCTGTAGCTCATTGTCTAATGTACACTTTAAACATCAAAATGCAATGCATCTCGTGGAACGTAATCCTGTCAAACTGATACTTAGCGACAAATTGAATTCCAGGGGAACTTGATTTGCCGGGAGTCTTCATGAATAACGCACCTTCCAGAAACGCAAATGAGCAGGTGGTCTCAGGGAATCTAAGCAGGCAAACAGTATTGTCTAGTTGTCTGTGATTACAGCATATTGAAGTGGGAATGACAATGGGAAAACATGAAACGGTGGTTGTATTTCTGTACTGTATTACCAGTACTACCCCAGGATCTTCATCTAGGCTACAAACAACCACCCCAAACAACAGCAAGCAGTGGTTCCCCAACTTCCACCACACAAATAAAAGACATTCACCAGAGAGTTCACTTTGAGAAAAGTGAACAAAATGGCATATTTACATTAAAACAAAGTATTGTAAAATTTCACTGAATAATTCTAAAATGCATGCATACCTCTTATTTCCTCATCCACACTGTACAGGACAAGTTGAACTGGCAAACCTCAACCACAAGAGGGCAGACAAAGTGTTATTGATGAGACGAAGGCATGCAGCATATCCTTCTCTTTCACTCACAGGGCACACAAGTAACTTTCAAACATGTTAGACTATTGGTGGGGAAGTGTAGTTAGGGTTTATTAATGTTGCTCATTTAAAATTGACATTAATTTTAAATGGGAGACTGCATCCCTGAAAAGTAGCCTGTTCCAAGTATAGTCTCACGTGCTTGGCATCCATTTTAAAACATTGAAACCATAACAAAGAGCGCTAAGATAACTACACAAAAGCAGACTTGGCAGCTATTAACAACTATGTATTAAAAAGAGAAATATACAGAGaattgttttttttggggggggggggtttcttgTACAAAAAAAAGACACTGAAGAGGTCATTCGGAGGATTCACACAGTGTTGTGAGGCGGTTCTGTGGAGAGAAGTGAACGTGAGTTAATGGTAACGGCTACTGTTTACACAGGTTTGACATAGAAATCCACTTCAACACCGCTCGATAAACATGAGTAATATGTAAACGGCGTCATAGACGGATGTGTTCTGAAAGAAGACAGGTGGAGGATTATAATAGATACCGCATTATAAAAACATCCATACAATGTGCAATTCACATTTCTATATAACAAAATGCATACCATTTACAGTACTGAAAGATGGCATGGCGTTACATTCAGGGTTGTTCTGAACAAAATGAGCACATACTGTGAGAATTTACCatggaagaacacacacacacacaactcccgtTTGTGCCAACCAAAATGATAATGCATTTCTCTAAAGTGCCTTGTGAAAGCTCAacacttagctagtcatgttggcagaAGAATAATCTTTTAAATGGCACACCCTGATCCAGACATGTAATTGGACCGTCGATGTGCAAATGTAGTCTTTAGTGTAATCTTTTAATTTGGAGATTTCGCCATAACCCGTTCGCTTTCAACTGCTATTACGGTTATGCATAACGCATCCCTTTCTCTTCTGTTAGAAGCATGACATATGGATGTGGCCATATTGTATAGTTCTATTTGGTGAAGACCATACCTGAAGCAGACGGATGCTCCTCATGGCTGTCTCATCCAGCTGTCCCAGGTCCACAGTGTCCATCTGACTGGCCAGCAGCTGAATGCACTGGAACCAATAAACACTCAGGTCAGCAGAGAAACTTTATCTTAACACACATGAAATGTGCCAATCAATCATGTCGACAAGTActtcataaaaaaaatgtataaataaattttaaaaaatacacaCCCGCatacaaattagtggattcggctatttcagccacacccgttgctgacaagtgtacaaaactgagcacacagccatgcaatcaccatagacaaatattgtcagtagaatggccttcctgAAGAGGTCAGTGACTTTAAAGGTGGctccatcataggatgccacctttccaacaagtgagtgtgtcaaatttctgccctgctagagctgtcccggtcaactgtaggtgctgttattgtcaagtgaaaacatctaggaacaacaacggctcagccacaagctcacagaacgggacctctgagtgctgaagcgtgtaaaaatagTCTATCCTCAGTtgaaacactcactacagagttccaaacttcctctggaagcaacgtcagcacaagaacagttcgttgggagcttcatgaaatgggtttccatggccaagcaaccgcacagcctaagatcacaatgcgcaataccaagcgtcggctggagtggtgtaaagctcgccgccattggactttggggcagtggaaacatgttctctggagtgataaatcacgcttcaccaccCGGCAggccgatggacaaatctggggaTGGCGGATGCCAAGGAGAAccctacctgcccgaatgcatagtgccaactgtaaagtttggtggaggaggaatcattattcctggggctgtttttcatggttcgggtccCTTAGTTTCAActtgtggaaggccctttcctgtttcagcataacaatgcagcacaaagcgaggtccatacagaaatgatttgtcgagatcagtgtggaagaacttaaaaggcctgcagagagccctgacatcaaccccatcgaacacctttcggatgaattggaacgctgactgcgagccaggcctaatcacccaacaacagcgctcgacctcactaatactctaaTGAACTTGAAACTCtgaacccgctccactacagccccgtcaatttgaatgggggtgtgttcggACCTCCTTTGTCCTGCTCAAGTTGagggggaggttgttgtcctggcaccacactgctaggtctctgacctcttccctttAGGCTGTCTCCATCTTTTGCCAATATCGgttatttttaagtcttggttcaatagtttatcccccccccccttagattgtcagttggataggttctctgcaaggttttgtatatcttaACTAACAGATGAGTATCtttttctgactcaaataggatTCCCTCAGCATTGTGCTGATGACAATTCTTTCAGGTTGAAATTTCATGATATAAAACTTAAGTtgcatatatttgaaaatgtctaCATTGGTCAatccaaaatagttatttttcTTGAATTATGTCATGGAAATAATTGTACACATGTAACATAAACAGTCAGTCAGAGGGGCTAGTGAGGGTATTTAGCCAAATCAGATGGTAGTGCATACTGTTCAGTACGGATCAGTCTAAAAATGGAAGGCTGCTTACCTCTCCATTCCCCACAGGGACATTGATGACGATATCATTACCGCCTCCTGAGATGGGGGAGCCGTTGACCGAGATACTGTAAACCCTCTCCTTGTGGCGGGGTATCCTCAACGCTGGGGTCGTGGGAAGCCTGGGATATATGACGACAACAAGTCAAGCAGTGGTACCCAATGTTGCTTTGAGGGCCTGTGTGTCCCAACTGGAACATTTTACTAGGGGAAAGACTGGATAGACCGTTctctaacaacaacaaccagctTTAGGCAAAAAATTGTCATGGACAAGCCACAGAACATTACCTACTGCCACTTTACCTGGAGTCAAAGCGTGGTGTGATGAGAGGGGTAGGGCCCATGAGGGAACTATCCAACATGTTCCTGGAAGGAGTGACCAGTGGCTTCCTACTGGACCTGAATACAAGTGGCAAATTAATATTAGCAAGTCATTTTTGTACATCCAtaaaacacacacgaacacatGCAAAAATATTTGCAGATTCCGGCTGAAAGGGTCTTACTTTCTGATGGACGAGTTCCGCTTGCTGACTGACAGTGCTTTGGCTCTCTTTGACGTTGGAGGTTTCCTAGTTGATTTACCCTGAGAAATAGAGAAGAAACGGGCGATGAGGCAACAGTGCAAGTCTTCAGCTTGAGCTAGACATGGCTTGGCACTAATAATGACTTGGGCTATCATTTGGAATAAAATGCAAGAGCCTAAAAGAAAGGAGGCTATTGAGGACTACATTGAGTCTGTGAAACTAAACACACGGTTAGTCTCCCTAACCTTGCCAAAAAAAATACAGCACTAACCTTCTTCCCTGTGGCCGTAAAAGTGTTCTCCTCATCCTCTGAACTTGTCCTGGCTCCACCCCTTTTCAACTTTGCTGCAGAGGGGAGCAGAGTAACTTTAACATCCAGTGGGATTCAAAGGAGACATATAACCTATAACAACTGGTATATAGCAAATACTTACCTTTTTTAACAGTCTTGGGGGGAATAGTATGGACTTCAGCCATAACGCTCTCCACTTGGGCAGCCTCCTCTACTTTCTGGAAGTAGACAAATAAGAGTGAAGAGCGACTGGCTGGGTGGAAAAACCATGGCCTGACTTAAAAACCAACAGTTTATGAATTATTATATTTTAATTTAGAAAACCCACCTTGGCATCCTCCACTGGTGACACGGGTGACTTTGGTTTCTCTGACCCtgaagggatggagaagtgtCAGTTCGTCAGATAAAACATATCTCTAACCCACATTTCGCCAAATCAAAATCAtatgtcacgtgtgccgaatacaaccggtgtaagccttacagtgaaatgcttacttacgccCTCAACCAAtcatgcagttaagaaaaataagagttaaaaTGGTATCTAAATTTTACCCAAAATAAAGTCTAACAAAAAAgttacaataaaataaataacaagtgaggcctatatacagggggtaccggaacagagtcaatgtgcagggtacaggTTAGccgaggtaaagtgactatgcatcgataataaacagcgagtggggcggcatgtagcctagtggttagtttTGGCCCAGTAACCGAgaagttgctagatcgaatcccgagctgacatggtaaaaaaaaaaatcagtctttctgcccctgaataaggcagttaacccactgtttccatgccatcattgtaaatataaatgttGTTAAATGACTTCTAGTTAAAAAATTCAGTTGAACATTTAAAAAGCAGCAGCACAAAAGgagagggtcaatgcagatagtccaggtagccatttgattaactgttcgacagtcttatggcttgcgggtagaagctgttgagccttttggacctagacttggcgctccggtaccgcttgctgtgcggtagctgAGAGAACAGTCAGGTGCATGCTTCTTCacttagctagccagctaacttaccACAATGCTCAAGCCAGTTCATCTGTCTCACTGCCTTTGGCAGCTTGATCACAGCCATGTTGTAGAAGTTGTCTGCATCTTTCAGGAGGCTGTTTGTCTTCTCCTTCAGCCTTTCAACGACGGTTTTAACTGCAAATACAACGTGTGATTGGATAAGTTACACCAAAGTGAATTCACAAACGGTGGTTTCTGTTCATATAACGTTAATGGCTAGCAGCCAACTTGCATCTACATGTTCTTTGTCATCCATACCCTCACTGTCGAAATCTTCGAGAAAAGCCTCCAATTTGTCCAACTTGGGGTTTTTACGTTGTTTGGTCGTCCTCTTTGGTCGTCCCATGACTCTCTGTACATTAGTAACGTACACTAAATTAGTAATGGTGCTTGGGCTAGCAAAACACGTAAAATGTTGCTAGTTACTGTTAGCTAGCCCCTTTCCGGAAATGTTGTTAGCTAGGCTACGTTAACGTTAGTAGTTAGCCAGATTGAAGCTACTCCGTTTAAAAATGACTGTTTCATTTCAGATTTGAAATACATACAATGCAATGTTAATCTAAACAATGAGATTGTTTGATAAATGTAATTTCATTGTGATTTACCTGGCgatgttttctttattttctagtTAGCGAGTTAATCCTgctgcctccctctctttccagttGGCGAAATTTTCAAATTTACACGCAGACGCAGACAATGCCGGAGACCAGCCAATGAGGATACGCTTTCGCTTGGCGTCATTCTTTACCTATAATTTCGAAGAACGTTCATGTTTACGTCACTTGTCCTGAATGTAAACTAGGATGCCTGCGTTATTGTCGCGTAACCAAGTATTGAGAAAAAAAAGCTTGGAGAATAATCAAGAAAGTATGTAATTCAGTGTTGGCTGAATGCAAGCCTTTGATGGTTTCACTTGGAAACATAGAAGAGCAGTTGAGGGCGTTTCAAAAGATCCAAATCGCCAACACCTCTCCACACTTTTCCTGATCTGCACCAGCGTCTTCACTTCAAGCTCCTACAGGGCAGTAGACATAATGTAAGCTACATGGTCGCTCACTCCATAAACTCATGAGAGAGCTTGAACACATTTTGTAACCACAGATGACCCTCTTATTTGGCCCTCTTATTTCTCTCCAGTCTTTGCGAGATGCTATCAGTAATCAGGTGTCTGGTGCGTTCCTGTTGTATGAGCAGAATCTCGACACCCTTGCTACCTACACCGAGAGATCTGCAGTCGCTCCATCCATCGCTTGGAGTGGCTTCAGGATGCGGGGCATTACTGTCATCAACAGTATCCTTTCTGTGTCACTGTATTACTGTACCATTACTAATGCTGCACAATAAATTATCATTGTGAGCATGCCACTAGACTGCATACTGCCGCGGAAGGCTTGATGCTAAAACGCATCACTTCCGTGTGTGGCATTATAAATCTTGAAATCTACCATTTGGTAAAGGTTGTTTCTATTGTTGATTTGTGTGAGAAAGATAGTTTATCATCATCTGCGTGCACAGGTTCCTGAGAAGAAAGAACGTGCTGCAGACACTGAGGGCTGATGACCCCTGCCTTCTGGAAACTGCTCCCAAGAGAGATCTGGGTCCCTGAAAACAATCATATCAGGTAAGCATATCAGGTAAACCTATATATGGTGCTCTATTTTCTGTATAtccagtgccttcaaaaagtattcacacccctggacctttttccccattttgtagttacaaagtgggattaaaatggatttaattgtaatttttgtcaacgatctacacaatactctaatgtcaaagtggaagaaaaaggcttactttaaaaaatatatatgtatgaaAAATAAGACACTAATATATCttaattagataagtattcacatccTGGGTCAATAAAATGAATGAATGACATTGTATTTGTTCTCAAATCGCCAAATGGCAAtccatcccttatgggattaattgacacattTAACAAACACTATAATAATTCACTATGGTAATTAAATGATCATTCTTCTTTCGGCGTTCTCTGCATTGCGCATCACATAAAGAGTGAAAAAAACTAAATACATCAATACATAACAGTCAATAAGGTTATCCAAACAATAATTACATCCCTAGAGCAGTGCAAtaatacacatacatacagttgaagtctcaCCATACACGCCTTCCATCTCATCTCACAGTGTTCCCAGCCCATTGTCCCCTGCTATTTCAAATAGAGTTGCAAACTTGTGTACACCTAAAAAGTAACGTACTGCTCTGTTATGAACATGTTTGTTTTTAAAATACCTCTTAGCACCCCACACTCCTGCTGAATAGTCCAGAACAGGACACACGCATGTCTGATACAGTTTGGAGTACGTGGCATAACCAATATCTTTGAGTGTTTTAGTTTTTCCCCAATAGCTCTACTCGCTGAGTCGGCCAGGGCAGATGGTCCGTATAGAAAGGTCATATGttcatcaataaaaaaaaaaaagacccaaATATTTATAAATGCTAGTAAACTTCAGAAAGTCTTCACCAAAACAAAACTGAAAAACACTTCTCTTAGTGCTGGTTTTCTAAAATGCATTATCTGTGTTTTTGTCTGGTTAATCTTTTAATTGGTGTAAAAGACGGAGACTTTTGACTGCACATGATAACATGTTCTGCAGGTCTTCTTCAGTTTCCGCCATCAAAATAATATAAATCGGCATATAAAAGGATACTTAGCATTTCATCATCATATCTTACTCCAATATTGAACTGTTTCATTTATGTTGCCAAATCCTTTATAAACAAAGCCAACATGTTTTACACTCGAGGGTGTGGGAAACCAATCTGTACGATATTCATTAACACTCACACAAGCAATTGGTACTTTGTAAAGAGACTGGATTGCTTGATACAATTTCCCATCAACCCCTGTCTTTAACAAACTATAGGCTAAAAGATCCCTATTTACAAAATCAAAAGCTTTCTGGAAATCAATTAAAACATGCAAAAGTAGGCTTCTCATGATGTAATCTATTTATTGTACAGACCGAGAAGATATGATCAATACAGGCTCTGGATTTATGAAAACCCTTTTGTTCTTCCACCAGAACGTTTTGGTCCTCCAAAAATGTAATTTAGCCTATTGTTGAGGATGGATGAATATCATTTATAAACTATACTTAATAAACTTATGCCTCTAGTTCAGTGACACTCTAGGGTCATTTTTTTAAAGATTTGGGAATGGGATTCACTACAGACTTTTTCCAAGTGGATGGCAGTATACTGTACTCAAAACACATTTGGAGCAAATCATATAGGACATAAATTAATTTAGGGGATTTTAAAATCTCATCAGGCAGTTCATTAATACCAAACGCTTCCCCATTTTTTGCAGCGTCAATCACCTTCTTAACTTCTGCCATAGACAGCTCCTCATTTAAATAAGagttacatacagttgaagtcggaagtttacatacacttaggttggagtcattaaaacttgtttttcaaccact
This genomic interval from Oncorhynchus clarkii lewisi isolate Uvic-CL-2024 chromosome 18, UVic_Ocla_1.0, whole genome shotgun sequence contains the following:
- the LOC139372592 gene encoding borealin-like — encoded protein: MGRPKRTTKQRKNPKLDKLEAFLEDFDSEVKTVVERLKEKTNSLLKDADNFYNMAVIKLPKAVRQMNWLEHCGSEKPKSPVSPVEDAKKVEEAAQVESVMAEVHTIPPKTVKKAKLKRGGARTSSEDEENTFTATGKKGKSTRKPPTSKRAKALSVSKRNSSIRKSSRKPLVTPSRNMLDSSLMGPTPLITPRFDSRLPTTPALRIPRHKERVYSISVNGSPISGGGNDIVINVPVGNGECIQLLASQMDTVDLGQLDETAMRSIRLLQNRLTTLCESSE